Sequence from the Pseudophaeobacter arcticus DSM 23566 genome:
ATTGGGCGAAGCCCCACCTGTGCACTGCTGGGCGGCGTGCAGGGGGGAAGGCTGGTCAGAAAAAATGAGGGCGATTGCCAATGTTGGGTAAGTTTCTTGCGATTGTACTTGTGGTCTCCGGCCTCGCGGCTGGCGGGGCGATGTATTACCTGCAGGTCTATGGTTATTATGACGAGGTGGTACTGAAGCCGGGGCAGGATGTTGTCTTGCTGCCGTTGGGCGAAGAAACCCCCAGGCCGATTGCCTATCGGGACTTTCAGGCGATTGATGCCAGTAGTTCCCCTATTCGCTATCGCGCCTGTTTCACCACCTCCCTGGCTCCGCAGGAATTGGCCCAGATGTTTCAGGTCTCAGAGCAAAAGTTTCCGCGCACTGCGCCGGGCTGGTTTGACTGTTTTGATGCCGAGGCCCTTGGGGAGGCTTTGGAGGCAGGCACTGCCACGGCCTTTGTCTCGGTCAAGAATATCTCATACGGGGTGGATCGCATCGTCGCTGTGACCGATCAGGGGCAGGGCTATGCCTGGCACGAGCTGAACGCCTGTGGCGCAAAGGCCTATGATGGCACCGTTGTTGGGGAAACCTGTCCGCCCCGCCCGCAGACCACCGCGCCCGCAGAGTAACTGAGTGGAGCGATCTGGCGTCAGATCGACCCAGGCGACCTGACGCCTTGGTGTTCCGGCGGCGGGTTTTGGCGGATCCGCCCGCGCGGCGCCCTTTGCCGCCCTTGCAAATATGACCGCAGTGAGCAAAGGCTATGGACCCTCTCCTGTTGCTTTTGTAGTACTGCCCCTGGTGTCCGCCTTCTGTGTGGATATCGCCAATGCCATCGTCATCCAGGCGATTGTGAATTTCTGAGGACCCCAGATGCCCGACCTTCTGATTGAACTGTTTTCCGAAGAAATCCCGGCCCGCATGCAGGCGCGTGCGGCTGAGGATCTGAAAAAGCGCATGACCGATGGTTTGGTCGAGGCTGGTCTCACCTATGCAGGCGCCGCTGCGTTTTCGACGCCACGCCGTCTGACCCTGGCGGTGGAAGGCCTGCTGGCCGAAAGCCCCACCCTGCGCGAAGAGCGCAAGGGGCCAAAGGTTGGCGCACCGGAAAAAGCGATCGAAGGCTTCCTGCGCGGCGCTGGGCTGACCCGCGATCAGCTGGAAGAGCGCGATACGCCAAAAGGCGCGGTCTACTTTGCGACTCTTGAAAAAGCAGGTCGTCCGGCGGCTGAGATCATCGCCGAAGTGCTGGACGCAAC
This genomic interval carries:
- a CDS encoding DUF6446 family protein; the encoded protein is MLGKFLAIVLVVSGLAAGGAMYYLQVYGYYDEVVLKPGQDVVLLPLGEETPRPIAYRDFQAIDASSSPIRYRACFTTSLAPQELAQMFQVSEQKFPRTAPGWFDCFDAEALGEALEAGTATAFVSVKNISYGVDRIVAVTDQGQGYAWHELNACGAKAYDGTVVGETCPPRPQTTAPAE